Within the Micromonospora citrea genome, the region GGACGCACCTGCTCCAGGAACTCGCGGAACTTCTCCACCTCGTCCTCCTGCTCGTCGGGAATCACGATCCCCGCCTCGCTGAGGACCTCTTCAGCACAACGAATCGGCGCACCCACCCGCAACGCCAACGCGATCGAATCGCTCGGCCGCGCCGACACCCGCACCCCGTCACCGATCAACAGATCGGCGTAGAAGACGTTCTCCTTCAGCTCGGTGATCTCCACCGCCCGCAACGGCGCCTTCAACGCCGCCAACACGTCCCGCAGAAGATCGTGGGTCAGCGGCCGGGCAGGCTTGACACCCTGCTGCTCGTAAGCGATCGCCGTCGCCTCCACCGCGCCGATCCAGATCGGCAGATAGCGGTCCCCCTCGACCTCCCTGAGCAGGACGATCGGCTGGTTGCTGGGCAGCTCCACCCGAACTCCGACCACGCTCAGCTCGCGCACCGCCGCCTCCGTGTCGTTGTCACCTACGCCGCACCGCGCCCTTTCCCTGCACGGTACACGGACCGCGACACGGCCGTCCCATGCGCTACCTGCACCACGCCCGCGCCAGAAAGGGGTTACCCCGGCAAGCCTACGACACGCTTCCCGGGGCAGATCTTTCCCCACGACCCCGCCGGATCACCGACCCAGCGTCGACCGCAACCCCACCCGCACCAACGCCGAATGCAACTGCTGCGACAACGCCACCAACTCCCGCGCCGTCTCCGCCGCCCGCGCCCGCGCAGCCGGATCACTCTGCCGCGCCAACGGCGCCACCAACTGCGCGAACAGACCGACCTCCCGGTCCGCCGCCGTCCGGTAACCCCGCAGATGCCGCGGCTCCAACCCGTACGCCGCCAGACCCGCCACCGCCCGCGCGATGATCAACGCATCGCCGTCGTACCAACCCGGCGGATCCGACACCAACACACCGAGCCGCTCCAACTCACCCAGCGTCGACTCGTCGATACCACTACGCGCCACCAGATCCGCCCGGCCGAGCCGCACCTGCGGCGACTCGGCCGGCTCCTCCGACGACCGCCCCGGCACCTCGCCACCCGGACCCACCGCCACCAACGTCGGCCGCTGCCGACCCGGCGACTCCCCGGACGCGTCCCACTGCGCCAACTGATCACGGATCACCCGCAGAGGCAGATACTGGTCCCGCTGCGCGGTCAACACGAACCGCAACCGCGCCACATCGTCCCAGCTGTACTTCCGGTAACCCGCCGCCGTCCGCTGCGGCTCCACCAGGCCCTCAGCCTCGAGAAACCGCAACTTCGAGATGGTCACGTCCGGAAAATCCACCCGCAACTGGCCCAGCACCTCACCGATGCTCATCAACGGTCGGGCACGGGCCGCCCCGGGCGGCGTGGAGGCCGCAGGCTCGTTCACCCCCGGCCGGCCTCCTCCTCCGGGCGCGGACCGGCGATGAACACCACCCGGAACTTGCCGATCTGCACCTCGTCGCCATTGCTCAACGTGGCCGCCTCGACCCGCTCCCGATTCACGTACGTGCCGTTCAGGCTGCCCACGTCCCGCACCGTGAACGTCCCACCGTCACGATGGAACTCCGCATGCCGCCGCGACACCGTCACGTCGTCCAGGAAGATGTCACTGTCCGGATGCCGGCCACTCGTCGTCACATCATGATCCAACAAGAACCGGGCACCCGCGTTCGGACCCCGGCGAACCACCAGCAGCGCCATCCCCGGCGGCAACGAACCGGACATCCGGCTCGGCACCACATCGGTGTCCGGCCCCTCCAGCACTTCGTCGAGCGAACCGAGATTGAGCGTCGAAGTGACGTCGAGCGGGGGGAACTCGTCGTCTGGGCGCGTCATGGGACCACCTCACGGATCTGTTCGGTCGGCGTCGGGGTAATGGCGGGTCTGGCCGCCGGGCACTCCAACACCCGGCGGCTGGCTCCCCGTGCCCGGAAAGGCAATTCCGCGACGCTCAACTATTGGGTTCTCGGTCGACTGGGCGAGCCTAGCCAGCGCCGAAATGCAGGGCAACCGGACGCGCGGACACAGCCACCACGCCCGGCGGGGACGCACTCAGCTCTCGGTGAGCTCACGATACGCGTCCGCCGACAGCAGCCCGTCGACCGCCGCCGGATCATCCGGAGTGATCTCCACCAGCCAACCCGCACCGTACGGATCAGTGTTGATCACCTCGGGAGTGTCGCCGAGCGCCTCGTTGCGCGCCGCCACCGTGCCGCTGAGCGGGGCGTAGATCTCCGACACACTCTTCGTCGACTCGATCTCACCCAACGACTCACCGGCCGCCACCACCGCACCCGGATCGGGCAGCTGGACATACACGATGTCACCCAGGGCGTCCTGCGCGAAGTGGGTGATGCCGACCCGCACCGGGCCACCGCCACCGCCCGACACCCACTCGTGCTCGGCGGTATACCGCAGATCCTCAGGAATCACCAGACGCGTCCTTCACCATCGGCGCACCGGACACCACCGGTGCGAGCCGCGCCGGTCAGGAGACCGGACGGGCGTGTTCCAGCTTGATCGGCGCGTGCAGCGCCGAAACCTCGGCAGCCTCACGATCCTCGACGATCAACTTACCGCCGTCGCCCGTCACCGACGCCACCACCCCGCCGGGAATGTTCAACGCCGTACGCATCGTCGCCGGATCACCGATCACCGTGATCGTGAACGGACCCGTCAACCGACGCCCGTCCACCACCAACGACCCGTTCTCCCCCTGCAGGAAAAACGTCGACGCGATGATCCGCACCGACGCCCGATCGCCCCCGGAGATCTGCATCGCCTCCGCGCCCGCACCCCGCAACTCCTGCACCGCGTCCAACACCCGCGACGCCGAGATCGGCTTCTCACCCGCCTCGAACCGCACCGCCAACCCCGGACCCGTCGCCGGCAACGTCCCCGCCAGGATGCCCAACTCGTCGGCCCGCCGCCTCGCCTCCTCCAACGCCGCCTGCCGCCCCTGCTCACCCGAACGCAACTGCCGCTGACTCTCCTCCAGCGCCGCGATGTCCTGCCGCAGCCGGACCTCCCGCGAATTCAGGTCGTACAGGATCCGGACCAGGTCCTCCTGCCGCGTCGCCGCCACCGTCGGATCCGTCGACGTCGACTTCAACTGCACCACCAGCGTGAACCCCAACAACGCCAACAACGCCGCGATCATCACCCCGGCCGAACTCACCCGCCGCCGCGGCGACCCCGCCGACGAGCCACCCGACCCCGCGGCCCGACCCAGGTCCACCGTCGCGCCCTCGTCGCCACCCGGCTCCACCACGGACGGCTCCGACCGCTCCGGCGCCAACGGGCTCAACTCGTCCGGATCCGGCGCCTCCGGCCGCGGATCCGGCTCACCCGCAGGACCCGCCGGACGCCCCGGACCCGCCGGCTGCGGCCAACCCGTACCCGTCTCGGTGTGCTCGTCGCTGCTCATCGCCACAAACCTACGCCCGGAACAGGTGCCGGCGAATCGCCGCCACATTCCCGAAGATCCGCACACCCAGCACGACCACCACGCCCGTGGAGAGCTGACCGCCCACCCCGAGCTGGTCACCCAGATACACGATCAGGCCCGCCACCAGCACGTTCGAGATGAACGACACCACGAACTGCTTGTCGTCGAAGATCCGGTCCAGCTTCGCCCGCACCCCACCGAACACCGCGTCCAGAGCCGCCACCACCGCGATCGGCAGATACGGCTGCAACCCCGCCGGCACCGTCGGATCGAGCCACACGCCGAGCACCACACCGGCGAGCAACGCCAGCACCGCGATCATCGACCACCTCCGGAGGGGCTGGGAGACGTCCCCGACCCGGACGGCCGAGGACTGGCGGAACGCTCCGCCCCCGACGACGGCGACGCGGTCGCACTCGCCGGAGGCTCCGCGTAGCGTAGCCGCGGCTCCGGAGCGGCCGGCAGGGTGAGGCCCTCCGCCTCCCGCACCCCGAACGACAACCCCGTGTCCTCGGCCACCTTCCGCATGGTCAGCGCACTGCGGCTGTCCTCGAACCGCTCCCGCATCGACCCCGGCCCGATCGCCGACACCTCGTACGGCCCCGTCACCGGCCGGAAGTCCACCAGGATCGCCTGCCCCGCCGACCGGATCGTCGACGTCGCCGTCAACCGCTGCCCGTTGATCGCGACCGCCTCCGCGCCGGCGGCCCACAGATCGTTGGCCACCGCCTGCAGGTCGCTGTAGATCACCCTGGACGGACCCACGTCCTTGCCGGTCACCGCGTCCGGATTCTGCGGCGCGTCCGCCAACCGCACCACCACACCGTCACCGCGCACCCGCCCCAGGCCCGTGCCCGCCTCCAACGTGCGCAGCCGCGCCGCCTCCGAGCCGCCCAGCGCCGCGGCCCGCTGCCGCGCCACCTCCGCCCGCAACTGGTCCGCGCGCTCCGACAACCGGTCGGTCTCGCTCTCCCGCTGCTTGATCTGCGCCACCAGCCCCGAACGGACCTGGCTGCGCCCCGGCTCCGCCTCCAGCGTCTGCCGGTACGCCACCGCGAACAGGAACCCCAGCAACACCGCCACGACCAGGCTCACCGACCGCGCCGACCAGTGCCGCCAGCCCGACGGCGACGCCTGCCGCTCCCGACGCCGGGCCGCCGCGTCGGCGTACCCCGGATCCAACGGGTTACGGAACAGCTCGGTGAGGAAGTCCGGCGCGTACACCCGCTCGGACCGGCCCTGGTCCTTCTTCGGCGGGGCCGTCACGCCGACGCTCCCCGCGCCCGTACCGCCC harbors:
- a CDS encoding bifunctional nuclease family protein, which produces MRELSVVGVRVELPSNQPIVLLREVEGDRYLPIWIGAVEATAIAYEQQGVKPARPLTHDLLRDVLAALKAPLRAVEITELKENVFYADLLIGDGVRVSARPSDSIALALRVGAPIRCAEEVLSEAGIVIPDEQEDEVEKFREFLEQVRPEDFAG
- a CDS encoding MerR family transcriptional regulator, giving the protein MSIGEVLGQLRVDFPDVTISKLRFLEAEGLVEPQRTAAGYRKYSWDDVARLRFVLTAQRDQYLPLRVIRDQLAQWDASGESPGRQRPTLVAVGPGGEVPGRSSEEPAESPQVRLGRADLVARSGIDESTLGELERLGVLVSDPPGWYDGDALIIARAVAGLAAYGLEPRHLRGYRTAADREVGLFAQLVAPLARQSDPAARARAAETARELVALSQQLHSALVRVGLRSTLGR
- the odhI gene encoding oxoglutarate dehydrogenase inhibitor Odhl — encoded protein: MTRPDDEFPPLDVTSTLNLGSLDEVLEGPDTDVVPSRMSGSLPPGMALLVVRRGPNAGARFLLDHDVTTSGRHPDSDIFLDDVTVSRRHAEFHRDGGTFTVRDVGSLNGTYVNRERVEAATLSNGDEVQIGKFRVVFIAGPRPEEEAGRG
- the gcvH gene encoding glycine cleavage system protein GcvH; protein product: MIPEDLRYTAEHEWVSGGGGGPVRVGITHFAQDALGDIVYVQLPDPGAVVAAGESLGEIESTKSVSEIYAPLSGTVAARNEALGDTPEVINTDPYGAGWLVEITPDDPAAVDGLLSADAYRELTES
- a CDS encoding DUF881 domain-containing protein codes for the protein MSSDEHTETGTGWPQPAGPGRPAGPAGEPDPRPEAPDPDELSPLAPERSEPSVVEPGGDEGATVDLGRAAGSGGSSAGSPRRRVSSAGVMIAALLALLGFTLVVQLKSTSTDPTVAATRQEDLVRILYDLNSREVRLRQDIAALEESQRQLRSGEQGRQAALEEARRRADELGILAGTLPATGPGLAVRFEAGEKPISASRVLDAVQELRGAGAEAMQISGGDRASVRIIASTFFLQGENGSLVVDGRRLTGPFTITVIGDPATMRTALNIPGGVVASVTGDGGKLIVEDREAAEVSALHAPIKLEHARPVS
- a CDS encoding small basic family protein → MIAVLALLAGVVLGVWLDPTVPAGLQPYLPIAVVAALDAVFGGVRAKLDRIFDDKQFVVSFISNVLVAGLIVYLGDQLGVGGQLSTGVVVVLGVRIFGNVAAIRRHLFRA
- a CDS encoding DUF881 domain-containing protein, translating into MTAPPKKDQGRSERVYAPDFLTELFRNPLDPGYADAAARRRERQASPSGWRHWSARSVSLVVAVLLGFLFAVAYRQTLEAEPGRSQVRSGLVAQIKQRESETDRLSERADQLRAEVARQRAAALGGSEAARLRTLEAGTGLGRVRGDGVVVRLADAPQNPDAVTGKDVGPSRVIYSDLQAVANDLWAAGAEAVAINGQRLTATSTIRSAGQAILVDFRPVTGPYEVSAIGPGSMRERFEDSRSALTMRKVAEDTGLSFGVREAEGLTLPAAPEPRLRYAEPPASATASPSSGAERSASPRPSGSGTSPSPSGGGR